In Streptomyces sp. NBC_00344, the genomic window CGGCGTCGTCATGGGTGAGGTAGAGGGTGCGCCCCGACACCGCGACATCGCCGACATAGGGGTCCCGGTCGCGTTTTGCACCGTCGTGCAGGACCAGTTTGCCGTCCAGCGACGAACTGAACGCACCTCGCGGGTCCACGTCGTCCCTGCGGAAGGTGTCGACGATCAACTCGTTGGTGTAGGACGCGCCGTACCAGTAGCGATTCAGTTCCTCGTCGGAGCAGAGGAACCAGCCACGGTAGGACGCTGGTGTTCCGAGGTATGCCGTGAAGTCCAGTGCCACATGGTCGACGGCCACGGTGCCCCACGGCTGGGCGGCCGGCATGTCGGACGGCAGCGCGTCCAGGGTGATGTTCATGTAGCGAAAGCCGTGCAAGCCGTCTGCGTACACCTTGTCACCGTCGGCGCTGTAGCCCTTGGTGTCGGTCCACGTGCCGCCCGCCGCGGGGACCGCGTACTGGTCGGTGCCCTCCCCGGCGCCCCCCGCTTGGTCCGCCCGGGTGAAGTCCGACCGAACGCTGAGGTACCGCAACGTCTCGGAGAACGCCAGGCGCACTCCGGGGTGGTTGTCCGACGCCCAGGCGAAGCCTGCCTCGGGCAGTCCGACGACGACCTTGCCGAAGTCGATCGTGACACTGGGCGCCGTCACCGGTTCCACCGCCTGCGGCCAGACCTCATTGATCCGGGTGAACACGCCCTGGCCCCCGTCCTGGTCGGCGGTGACAGTGATCCGCACCCGGGAGGTGGTCGCGGGCGTGTCGAAGGCGACAGCGCGCTGTACGGCGGCGTTGCCGGTCACGGCGGCAGCGGTGTGCCAGCCCGAGCCCGTCCAGACGTCCACCGCGAAGTCGGCGGGCACACCGTCGGTGTCGGACACCAGCGTCACACCGGACAGTTCGAGTTCCCCGGACAGGGTGATGGTCAGGGTGTCGGGAAAGACACCCTCGGTGTCATCGTTCCAGAAGGTACTGAGGTCGCCGTCGAGGCAGTTCTGTGCCGCGTAGGTCCTGGGCCGGCCGTCGCTTCCGTTGTTGCCCGCGTGGGTGGAGGAACCCGTGGCGGTGGTCCCTTCCGGCCAGCGCGGCGCGGGGGGTGGCGGAACGCGGCGCAGAACGGTGACTTCGCCGCCCGGGGTCAGCAGGGCCTCGGGCCGGGTCACGTCCCCTTCCGACCGGACGATCCGTACCGGCCGCACGGTCCGGCCGGAAGGACCCAGGACATAGCGGTGCCAGGCCGCCTCTCCCGCCCCGGACGGTGCTGCGAGTGACGCGGAATCAGCCGCGGCGGCCGTTCCGGCGATGACCGGCAAGCCGGCTATGACCGATGCGGCGCCACCGATCCCCGCACCGATGACGGCACGACGCTGTGGACCGCTGTTCTTCTTCGGTTCGCTCGTCACGTCCAAGTCCCTCCACCACGCGGATGTGCGCAGGATATGAATCGTTTCATTTCCCGATCGCAGAGTGACGCTATCCGCATGGCGGCGATCCGTACAGGGGGTGGACGGTGCGACGGGCCGGCCGGGCGCCGCGCTGAAAGGGCGCCTCTCGCCGGAGAGGCGCCCAGTGGTGGCGTCAGGACCGCATCCGGAGGATGTGGCGTCAGCAGTCAAGCGTCAGTGGTCAGCAGCCGCCGGCGGAGCCGCCGTTCACGGCCGTGAGTCAGAACGTGAGCTTCCAGCTGTCGATGTAGCCGGTGTCCTGCGCCGCGGTGTCCTGGACGCGCAGCTTCCAGCTGCCGTTCGCCGCTTCGCTCGAAGCGTTCACGGTGTAGGTCGCGAGCACGTTGTCGGCCGAGTCGCTGCTGCTGCTGTTCTTGAGACGGTATGCCGTTCCGTCGGGTGCCACCAGGTCGATCACCAGGTCACCGCGCCAGGTGTGTTTGATGTCCACGCCGACCTGCAGCGCGGCGGGCGCATTGCCCGTACGGCCTGAGACGGTCACGGCCGAGGTGACCGCCGCACCGGCGTCGGGGACGGCGACGTCCGTGGTGTTCTCGTACTGGTTTCCCCCGTCCGGCGGCGTGGTCCCGCCGCCGGAGAGTGTCCACACCGCGTAGGCGATGGCATCGCTGTTCCGGTCGAGGGCGGTGTCGTTGATGTTTGCGCTGGTGTCACAGGAAGCGTGATAGCAGCGGTCGAAGGCCTGCCCGGTCGTGCCTCCCCATTTCTGGGCCTGAGCGGAGGTCTTGATGTAGTCCGCGCCGGAGAAGAGTCCGCCGACGGGGACTCCGGCGCTCTTGAACGGGGCGTGGTCGGAGCGGCCGTCACCCTCGGTCTCGATCTCGGTCGGTATGGACAGCGTCGCGAAGTAGTCCTTGAAGGTCTTTTCGATCGTGGGGTCGTCGTCGTAGACGAAGTAGCCCGGGTTGGGCGATGCGATCATGTCGAAGTTGAGGTACCCCGTCAGCTTCGAGCGCTCGCTGGACGCCAGGTTGTTGACGTAGTACTTGGACCCGACGAGCCCCAGTTCCTCGGCGCCCCACCAGGCGAATCGCAGATGCTTGGTGGGCTGGTACCCGGTGCGGGACACCGCGAGCGCTGTCTCCAGCACGGCCGCGGATCCGGAGCCGTTGTCGTTGATGCCGGGTCCCGCGGTGACCGAGTCGAGATGCGCTCCCGACATCAGCACCTGGTTGGGGTCTCCGCCCGGCCAGTCGGCCAGCAGGTTGTAGCCGGTGGATCCGCCGGAGGTGAACTGCTGGAGTGTGGTGGTGAATCCGGCCGCGTCCAGTTTGGCCTTGACGTAGTCGACGGACGCCTTGTAGCCGGTCCGGCCGTGCGCGCGGTTGCCGCCGTTGGCAGTGGCTATGGACTGCAGCTGGGTGAGATGTGCCTTGACATTGGCGAGAGGTATGTCCGGCGCCGCGACCGTGGCCGCGGTTGTGGCCGTGGCGGGGAGAGCGGGGGCGAGGAAGGCTGCGAGGGCGACCGCGGTTGCTGCGGCCAGCCTTCCGGGGGCTGGGAATCTCATGGGGGAGCTCCGAATTCCGTACAGGAGTGACAGAACGGAACGTGCGGGGGCGCGCTCTCCTTCACTGGGTTCAGGAGAGACCGGTGCGACGGGCAGGTGCGATGTGCGTGCCCGATGTTCAACGTAATGACATGGGCGCGTCAAGGGTGGAATCCGGTCAGCTCTGTCCTATATCCGGAATCATCCCCGCTGCGGGGCGGCGGTCCCGCCCCGCCCGACCATGCCCTCCCGCCCCGGCGCCTCCCGGAATCCGGCCCGACCACTCTCGGGGGGCGGCGCACGGCCGGACGGTCTGGTTCGGTGGAGGTACCGGCTGTCGCGGAAGACCGCCCGGCAGGTTCGCGAACGATGACCCGACGGAGCTTCCTCAGATGTCCCTCAACGCCAACAACCCACTGCCCGAGCCCGCCACGCCTGGCCTCGCCCCCCTGTACCGGCAGCCGTCACTCGACTCGCTCACCCGGCGCGCCCTGAACCTGGCCGAGGACGGCAGGGTTCTCATCGGCCTCGTCGGCGAGCCGGGCGCGGGCAAGTCCACACTGTCCGCGCAACTATGCGATAGGGCAGAGGCCCTGCTGCCGGCTCGGACGGTGGCCGTCTCCATGGACGGTTTCCATCTGGCGCAGAGGGTGATCGACGCCCGCCACCAGAGCACCCGCAAGGGCACGATCGATACCTTCGACGGAGTCGGGTTTCTGGCCATGCTCGCCCGCACCCTGCGGGAGACGGAAACAACGGTGTGGTGGCCGGAGTTCAGGCGGGAGATCGAGGAGCCCGTAGCCGGAGCCGTCGAAGTCGCCCCGCACCACCGACTGGTCATCGTTGACGGCAACTTCCTCCTCGCGGACCAGGAGCCCTGGCACCGGGTACGCGAGCATTTCACCGAAATCTGGTTTCTGGACGCCGAGCCGCAAGCGCGTCGTGAGCGGCTCACCCGCCGCTACATCGCCCATGGGTTCGCTGCCGCTGACGCTCACGCCAAAGCCGGCGGAGTGGACGAGGACACCAGCGCCGCCATCCGCCGCACGGCCAGTCTCGCCGATCTCACCCTGACCGAGGGCCGATAGGGGCGCGAGGCGGACATGGGTGCAGGGCCGTGCGGAGGGCGTACCTGGCGGAACAGCCGGGGCGGCGCGCCCGCTCAGGCCTGTCCTTCCGCTGCGCGGACCGTGTCGTGCTCGCTCCGACGGCGCCCGGCCACCGCTCGCTGTGATTGCGCCGGGTGGGGTAATGAGCCAAGCTCGTGATGCGGTTGCGACTCCCGTAGCCGGAAGTGACGTGGGTTTTCGAAGAAGGGACGGTAGCAGCATGCCTCTTGAGGGCGAGTACGAGCCGAGCCCGGAGCAGTGGGTGCGCGATCAGGTCGAGCTCTACGAGGGTTCGGGGGGCGTCGAGGGGACGACTATGCGGGGGATGCCCGTCATCGTTCTGACCACCAGGGGTGCCAGGAGCGGGAAGATCCGCAAGAGTCCCCTGATGCGTGTGGAGCACGAGGGTGCCTACGCGGTCGTCGCTTCCATGGGTGGGGCTCCCAAGCACCCTGTCTGGTATCACAATGTCGTCGCCGATCCACGGGTGGAGCTCCAGGACGGCCCCGTACGCCAGGACATGACGGCCCGTGAGGTGACCGGGGACGAGAAGGCGGCGTGGTGGGACCGCGCTGTCTCGGCGTATCCCGACTACGCCGACTACCAGGAGAAGACGGACCGTGAGATCCCGGTGTTCGTTCTGGAGGCAGCGCCGCGGGACCACTGACGAGCACCGTCCGCCGCCGGACGGCGGCGAGCCGCGGCCGTCCGGGCCGGGGCCGTTCACCCGTCGGCCACGCTGGGTTCACAGGTCGAGAACGGTGTCCTCACCGGGGCGGGAACAGCAGATCAACGCGTTTCCGGCCGACGGTGGTTCGACGGGGTCGGGGTCGTAGTCGACCGCGCCCGCCAGTAGACCCGACTCGCAGGTGTGACAGACACCGGTGCGGCAGGACCAGCGGACCGGTACGTCGCACGCCTCACCGAGCTCCAGAAGAGTGCCGTACTCAGGCTTCCAGGGAACCGTGAGTCCGCTGCGCGCGAAGGTCACCGCCGGTCCCGTTCCGGCTGGCCCGGCGGGCTGGTGAGGAGGCGCGGCCTTGGCGGGGGCGATGCCGGGTGTGACTGCCGGGCCGGCCCCGAAGATCTCGGTATGGACGTTCTGAGGCTCGAGGCCCTGCGCGGTCAGCGCCTCGGTGAGATCACTCATGAAAGCGGCAGGGCCGCACAGATAGGCGAGTGCGTCGGCGGGCAGATCGAGACGCGCGGTCAGTGCGGCGGACAGATGCCCGGTGTCGGTGTAGTCGGTGCCCCGGCGGTCCTCGGGGCGGGGGCGGCTGTAGCAGATGCGGGCGTGCCCGCGCGGCAGACCGGCGATCAGATGCCGCACCTCCTTCGCGAACGCGTGGTCGGCGCCGTCACGCGCACCGTGCAGCCACCACACCTGCCGGTCGGCCCCGGACGCGGCGACGGCCTGCAGCATGGCCAGCACCGGTGTCGCGCCCACTCCGGCCGACGCCAGGATCACGGGACCTGTGCCGGGTGCCAGGACGAAGGAGCCGCGCGGCGCTGCCGTATGCACACGGTCGCCGACCCGCACCCGGGTATGGAACCGGGTGCTGGCAGCGCCGTGGGGTTCCTGCTTGACGCTGATGCGGTACTGGTCACCGCCTGGCCGGCCGGACAACGAGTAACTGCGCACCAGTGAAGGGCCGTCACTGTCGGCGTCCAAACGCACCGTGAGGTACTGGCCGGGCGCTGCGGCGGGCAGCGCGGCGCCGTCCGGATCGGCGAGCCACAAGGACATGACGCTCCGGCTCTCCTGGCTGATCCTGGCCACGGTCAGCGGCCTGAATCCCTTCCATGCCAGTGCTCGGCCGGCTCCCTCGGGACTGAGGCCGGCGTTGCCCGAGTCTGCACCGGTGCTCTGTTCCACCTGTTCCAGGATGGCCCGGAAGGAGCCCTGCCAGCCCGGGCTGAGGGCGTCGACCCGCAGCGCCCGGCGGATCCGTCCCAGTGGATGTTCGGGGAGATACAGCAGCCCGTCGACCTCGGCGACCGTCATCCCTTCGGGCCCCGAAGCGATCTTGACGATGTCCTGGCCTGCCTCGACCTCGCCCTCGGCGATGACTCTGAAGTAGAAACCCGGTCGCCTGTGGGACACCAGCAGGGAGGGCATCCTCGGTTCCTCCAGACGCATGCCCACCCGGTAGCAGGTCACCCTGGGCTGGGTGACCTCGAAGACGGCGTCCCCGGCCCGGTAGCGGTCCCCGATGCAGACCTCGTCGTCCGCCAGGCCCTCCACCGTGAAGTTCTCGCCGAACACACCATACGGAAAGGTGTCCCGCCCGAGTTCCCGCTGCCAGTAGCGATAGGAGTCGAGTTGGTACACCATGACCGCGCGCATCTCGCCGCCGTGGCCCGCCAGGTCGCCCTGGCCGTCCCCGTCGATGTTCAGCCGGCGCACCATGCGGGGGCCGGTGACGGGGGATTTCCAGATGCCTGTGCGCACAGTCCTGCCGTGCCAGGGCACATCCCTGGGGAGTCCGACGTTGACGGAGACCAGCCTGGCCACGATGCCACCTCACACCTCATCGCCCCCGGTTGTCCGAGCGTAACCATGTCCGCGGTGTCCGACATCTCCGACAGGCGCTCCGGCAACCGTCCGGGCTTCCGATACCGGCAGGGACGGAGGCGGCAGACGCGCAGCCGCATGTGCGGGCCCCGCCGGGTTCGAGCCCGTGCTGCAGAGCGCAGCGGGTGCCGGGACACTGCGCCCAGCAGGCGGGAGCGACCCGGAGTGCACGGGTGCGGAGGCGCGGCCACGCGTCGTCGATCGGCGAGACTGCCGGTTGCGAGGGACGGCGCACCGGCCGGAGCCGCAGGGATGTCAGGAACCGAGCAGTGGGACGGGAGACGTATATGTGGGTGAGTGGTAACAGAGGCGGAAGGTGTGCTCTGGGCGCAGTGGCGTTGCTCCTGGGAACGCTGATGGGCTGCGGCCGGCTGGATGCCGGCGGCGCCCCCGACTCCCGCCCGGCACCGACGCCGCATCCGCACGGACGCTTCGACGCGGAGATCGCGCTGGACAACGGCGGCCGGGCGGGCATGTATTACGCCGCCGGACGCGGGCTGATGGAACAGCACCTCGATGCCGGGGCGACAAGGTGGAGCTCGCCGCATCTGGTGCACAGGACCGGCGCCGATCCGTGCCTGAGCGTGACGCTCAAGAGGTTCCGCGGCGTTGTCGCCGCCATCGCGAACTGGGGGCCCTACTGCGCCGACGGCGAGCCACCGACGGAGTCCATCGCGGCGGTCGGTTCCATGGGCCTGTCGAAGTGGGACACCGAGGTCACGAAGGACTTCGACGGCTGGGAGAAGGTCACGGCCTCCGACGGCCAGAGAGAACTGACGTTCACCAATGCCTCGACCGAGTCGGTGACGCGACTGCGATGGAACCGTGCGGTGGGCTTCTCGGATGTGGAGGAGATCCCTCGCTGAGGCGCCCGGCCCGACTTCCGTGTAATGGACAGAAGTTGACGGCGTGAATAATTAGAAGTGTAACCCCGGGTAGCTCCGCCTACCCGGAGTTCGAAAGCGGGTACGACTGCGGGAATGGTGCACTACGGATTCCGCTGAAGTCACGGTGAAGTGGCCCAGGTGTCTTGTTCCCCATGAGTCACATGTGCAAGGGTGAACGCTCTTACGCGTGGACGATGTTCGGTTCTGGAATCACCGTTCGGAGAACTCGTGCCGGTGGGCCCACAAGGCATTGTGTCGGCAACCCTCCGTGGCCTTCGGCCATGGGTCGCTTTCCCTGACATGCCAACTAGGTATGCACCAATCAGGGGCCGTCTTCCGGCGGTCAGCACTTCTCTGTGGCATTTTGTGCCTCGGAAGGAATCAGTTCTGTGCACATCCCGCACACCCCGCGCCCGCCGTCCTTTCCGCCAGGTGCCATGCCCCGGGAGTCCGACGAGAGTCTCGCCGCCCAGCTGAGAGTGCATCCCGAAGGCGACGAGGCGCACCCTGTCGCGGTACTGCTCGCCAGTCACTGGGCGCCGGTCCACGATTACGCCACGATCTGTGTCGCATCCTCGGGGAATGTCGCGTCGATCGTCGCTACGGCGGCTTTCCACCAGGTGCTCGAGCGCCTGGCGCAGGGCGAACCGGTCGAGGCGCTGCGCCCGCGGCTGCTGGTCGTCGTACGGGACATCGTCAAGGCTTGGTCGGCCCAGCCGCACATAGCTGCTCTGATACCTGAACTACGGAAGCCGACGGGCGGTCGCGGTCTGCGGCTGGCGAAGTCCATTGCCGCGGAGAATCGGAAGCTCGCTCATCGGTCCTTCCAGACATTGCCGGGTGTTTCACAGTGCTTGCTCTGGCACACCGAGGTCGAGGCCGAACCCATAACCGTACCCGCCGGTTTGCTGGGCGTGGATGAGCACACGGCATCGGACGCCCTCGAGCAGGCTCGTGAGCAATTCCGTGCGGGTTGTGTACGGGCCCACCGGGAACTTGCCCCGAGCAAGGAATGTCGCTCGTACAACCGACTGCTCGACGTGTCGATTCGACGTGGTGACGTCATGCTCCCGGATGTCCAGCAGCATCTGACGGGGTGCCCCTACTGCCGCACTGCTGCAGAGCAACTCGGCTTTTTCCAGGGCTCGCTGGGACTTCTGCTGGCCGAAACGGTGCTCGGCTGGGGTGCCCGGCGTTACCTCGACTCACGTCCGGGCCGGGCCGGCCAGGGGCTGCACGCCGCGGGTCCCGGCGGCCGGGAGCGCAGGCAAGCGGGTGCCGGGCGCCACCGCCTGCTTCCCGATATGGTCGCTCTGGGCGGGCAGTTCACACGCTCCAAACGGGCGAAGGTGTTGCTCGGCGGTCTTGGCCTTGTCGTGGCCGCGCTGCTGGTGGCCATGCTGGCCGCCGACCTCATGTCGGACGACGAGGAAGGCCCCGCGGCTTCCGCGGGGCCGGCCGGCAGCCACACCGTCACATCCCGGCCCACCTCGCGGTGGCCGTCGCCCGCCCCGTCGGCGACCGGTTCCAACGGACTTCCCGGAACCCCTTCGCGGGCAAGGCTGCGTAATGACGCCGCGGGTCTGTGTCTTGACATCCGCGGCGAGGCGGTGTCGGGGGCCGGTACGAAGATGGCGGTGTGCTCCTTCGCCACGAGCCAGCTCTGGTCGTACGAGGACGACGGCCTGCTGCGCAACCTCGCAGACAAGGCACTGTGTCTCGACTCCCACGCCGAAGAAGGACTGGTCTCGCTGCGTTCGTGTGCCGGGCCTTCCTCTGCACGTGCCAACGATGTGCGCTACGACCTGACCGTGCAGGGCGAGCTGTTGCCCCGATGGCACCCGGGGCTGGCGGTCACCCCGACATCTCCTCACGTGGGAGTGGATGTAGCCGTCAAGAACCGCGACGGCTCGGCGGATCAGAAGTGGCACCTGGACCCCCTGGAGAACGCACCCCGCTCCCGATCCGTCGCAGAACCGCCTCCGTCCCCGAAGGCCGCAGCCGATGGGACCCACATCGGCCCGCACGGTTCGGCAGGGGCGTGCGCGCCTTCCGTGTCTGCCGGGCAGCAGGGACGCGGGCACGGGGACCGCGGGCCCTCGGACGAGGCCGTCCCGGCGGGGGGTTACGACGTGCGGCGTTTCGAAGCAGTCGGGCACGACGCGTCCGGCCCTGTCGACGCGGTGGACCGGGCAGATGCCTGCCGCGCCGTCGTCGCGTAGGCCGACGTGCGGCCGGCCATGCCGGACGGTGAGGTCATCAACCGGGCGGAGGGCCGGGCTCGTGCTGCGCGGTAGTGCCACCGTGCGGCAGTCGTTTCCGGGAGTGGTGCCGTTCGCCGCTCCGCCCCAGGCAGGGTGAGGCGGCGGGGCAGCCGTCGTGGTTCGGATGGGGTCCAACGGTCTCGTGGGCAAGGTCGGCTGCACACCGTAGGCTGCCGGAGAAGGCCAGGGGGTCCTCGGTGCCCGGGGTGTGAAGTTATCGCCGGCCGGCCGTCGGGCCGTTGTCGTCGAGGTCCCCTTTGCGGAGGCGGTAGACCTGTAGCCGCAGTCCGTAGTACTTCTCGGTCTCTCCGACCCACTCCAACCCCACGCGGCGGGCCGTGGCGGCTCCCCGGTTGTTCCGGGGCCGGACGACCGCGAACAGCTCCTCGACGGCGGAGTCGGATTCGAAGGCCTGATGGGCCACGGCGTGTCCGGCCTCGGCGGCCAGACCCCGGCCCCACACGCCGGGTGCCAGCTGCCAGCCGATCTCGAGGTCTGCGTAGTCCGGCGGCAGAGGCAGCAGCGCGGCTCCGCCCACCAGTTCACCGGTTTCCCGCAGATCGATCGCCCATCGTCCCTGCGGCGGCTCCAAGGATCCGGATTCGATGATCCAGTGGCCGATGAGTGCCTGCATCGCCGCTACGTCGGGCACCGCGGCCAGGGCCGGGGCCAGCCATCGGGAGACCTCGCCGGTGCCGTAGATCGCCAGTGCCGCTTCCGCGTCGCCGGATGCCCATGGTCGCAGTGTCAGCCGAGGGGTATGTATGCACGAGCCCTCGATGACGACACGGTGAGCACGGCGGTCAACCATGCTATGACGATATCACCGGAGAGTAGGACAAGTAGTGCCGTAGCGGGTCATTCACCCCTGGTCTCCAGGGTATCGCCGAGTCCTGTGGGCCGGCCACGCATGTGATCTTCGAACGGCGCCAGCCAGCGGGAGATCTCGCGCAGTGGATCGGCATTCAGCTGATAGTGGTGCTCCCGACCAATTCTGCTGCAGGAGACCAGTCCGGCGTCCCGAAGGACCTTGAGATGCTCCGAGATGCTGGGCCGCTCCATGAGGAAGAGGGCGGCGATCGCGTTCACGGCTTGCGGGCCCTCTTTGCCCAGGACATCGAGAATCCGGCGCCGGACCGGGCTGGCCAGCGCTGAGAAGATCACGTCGGCGGCCGTCATCGCTTCGTCACCCGCTCGCGGGCCGCGGTCCGGCGTCGACGTCCTCGGCCCGGTCCTGGTCTGCCACCGTCAGGGACACCATCCGGATATTTCCTGTGTTCATGGCAGCGACTATAGGAAGGAATGTTCCTACGCAACACCGCCGAGTGGGACCGGTGCCCGGCTGCCGACCGGCCGGCGCCACCGGGGCCGGTCTCCGGGCCCCTCCGCGGTCTGCTCGTCCCTCCGCGGTCTGCTCGTACGCAGCAGCGGTCGCGCTCGGCGGTCCTGTCAGCCCTTTGACCGGCCGCCCGCCTCGGCGAGCAAGTGCTCCATACGATCGAAGCGCTCGTGCAGGACCTGGGTGGTCTCCTCGCAGACATGGTGTGCCGTGCGGTCCACGGCCTCGGCCAGATGGTGCCGGCGGGTACTCTCACGGCTCACGAACCAGGTCGCAAGCGCCGCGGTGACCATGCCGTAGGTGGTGATGCCCACACCCATCACCACACAGGCGATGATCCGGCCCCACAGGGTCCGGGGATAGAAGTCGCCGTAGCCCACCGTCGTCGCGGTCTCGGCCGACCACCACAGGGCCCGGGGGTAGGTCGTGAGATTCGCGTCCGGTGCGCCGTGCTCGGCGACCACGACCGCCCAGGAGCCGAGGAGCATGGTCACCACGAGAACCACGGTCGCCCAGCCGGCTGTGCGTGTGTGCAGCGAGCGGCCTTCCCTGGCCAGCAGGATGTCGATCGCCTTGGTCATGAATCCGGGCAGCATTTCCGGATCATGCACGGCTCGGGCCTGCCCTGCTCACGGACGCGCGTCCGCCGGAGCGCCAGTCACCCGATCGAGGCGGTGGACGCTTCGTATGCATCCCTCGACCGGGCATCCCGGGTAAGTGTGGCGGTCACTGACGGGACGGGCGAGTGGTGTCCACCTGCCGACGGCAGTCCGCCCGGAGATCGTGTCCGCACCGGCCCGCGGCCGGCAGCGAGAAGCCGGCGAAGCGGACCGACTCCTGCGCGTCTCGCACCCGCCAC contains:
- a CDS encoding alpha-L-rhamnosidase-related protein → MTSEPKKNSGPQRRAVIGAGIGGAASVIAGLPVIAGTAAAADSASLAAPSGAGEAAWHRYVLGPSGRTVRPVRIVRSEGDVTRPEALLTPGGEVTVLRRVPPPPAPRWPEGTTATGSSTHAGNNGSDGRPRTYAAQNCLDGDLSTFWNDDTEGVFPDTLTITLSGELELSGVTLVSDTDGVPADFAVDVWTGSGWHTAAAVTGNAAVQRAVAFDTPATTSRVRITVTADQDGGQGVFTRINEVWPQAVEPVTAPSVTIDFGKVVVGLPEAGFAWASDNHPGVRLAFSETLRYLSVRSDFTRADQAGGAGEGTDQYAVPAAGGTWTDTKGYSADGDKVYADGLHGFRYMNITLDALPSDMPAAQPWGTVAVDHVALDFTAYLGTPASYRGWFLCSDEELNRYWYGASYTNELIVDTFRRDDVDPRGAFSSSLDGKLVLHDGAKRDRDPYVGDVAVSGRTLYLTHDDAADAARNVLADLADHQRDDGWIPPASINNYTLPLFDYPLWWVTCSWDYLLYTGDRDYAEHYYPHLVKVLDGWYPSVTDDEGLLSKGLNGTSGYGDYAFLGRTGRVTYYNANYVQALRDAARIAGHLDHADDALRWNARAETVARAINVHLWDETAGAYLDSSTGAVRHAQDGNAIAITSGVAGSDRAASALAHLDATTRLRYGNAFMDNDTLFGGASQRVYAFTSYPELVARFESDQADSAIDQIKRTYGWMHSHDPGITQWEGIGPNGSPYEEGYTSMAHGWSTGVLPALTHQLLGAKPASPGYGTWEVCPRPGAVSWAQGRLPTPHGPLGVEWSHEGEVFSLTVHAPGGSRGSVSLATNGHHVTVRSGSRVLWDGGRAAMPGVRHDGGRVTVSGLSGGTHHFTVVQNR
- a CDS encoding M28 family metallopeptidase produces the protein MRFPAPGRLAAATAVALAAFLAPALPATATTAATVAAPDIPLANVKAHLTQLQSIATANGGNRAHGRTGYKASVDYVKAKLDAAGFTTTLQQFTSGGSTGYNLLADWPGGDPNQVLMSGAHLDSVTAGPGINDNGSGSAAVLETALAVSRTGYQPTKHLRFAWWGAEELGLVGSKYYVNNLASSERSKLTGYLNFDMIASPNPGYFVYDDDPTIEKTFKDYFATLSIPTEIETEGDGRSDHAPFKSAGVPVGGLFSGADYIKTSAQAQKWGGTTGQAFDRCYHASCDTSANINDTALDRNSDAIAYAVWTLSGGGTTPPDGGNQYENTTDVAVPDAGAAVTSAVTVSGRTGNAPAALQVGVDIKHTWRGDLVIDLVAPDGTAYRLKNSSSSDSADNVLATYTVNASSEAANGSWKLRVQDTAAQDTGYIDSWKLTF
- a CDS encoding nucleoside/nucleotide kinase family protein, with protein sequence MSLNANNPLPEPATPGLAPLYRQPSLDSLTRRALNLAEDGRVLIGLVGEPGAGKSTLSAQLCDRAEALLPARTVAVSMDGFHLAQRVIDARHQSTRKGTIDTFDGVGFLAMLARTLRETETTVWWPEFRREIEEPVAGAVEVAPHHRLVIVDGNFLLADQEPWHRVREHFTEIWFLDAEPQARRERLTRRYIAHGFAAADAHAKAGGVDEDTSAAIRRTASLADLTLTEGR
- a CDS encoding nitroreductase family deazaflavin-dependent oxidoreductase, producing the protein MPLEGEYEPSPEQWVRDQVELYEGSGGVEGTTMRGMPVIVLTTRGARSGKIRKSPLMRVEHEGAYAVVASMGGAPKHPVWYHNVVADPRVELQDGPVRQDMTAREVTGDEKAAWWDRAVSAYPDYADYQEKTDREIPVFVLEAAPRDH
- a CDS encoding MOSC and FAD-binding oxidoreductase domain-containing protein, giving the protein MARLVSVNVGLPRDVPWHGRTVRTGIWKSPVTGPRMVRRLNIDGDGQGDLAGHGGEMRAVMVYQLDSYRYWQRELGRDTFPYGVFGENFTVEGLADDEVCIGDRYRAGDAVFEVTQPRVTCYRVGMRLEEPRMPSLLVSHRRPGFYFRVIAEGEVEAGQDIVKIASGPEGMTVAEVDGLLYLPEHPLGRIRRALRVDALSPGWQGSFRAILEQVEQSTGADSGNAGLSPEGAGRALAWKGFRPLTVARISQESRSVMSLWLADPDGAALPAAAPGQYLTVRLDADSDGPSLVRSYSLSGRPGGDQYRISVKQEPHGAASTRFHTRVRVGDRVHTAAPRGSFVLAPGTGPVILASAGVGATPVLAMLQAVAASGADRQVWWLHGARDGADHAFAKEVRHLIAGLPRGHARICYSRPRPEDRRGTDYTDTGHLSAALTARLDLPADALAYLCGPAAFMSDLTEALTAQGLEPQNVHTEIFGAGPAVTPGIAPAKAAPPHQPAGPAGTGPAVTFARSGLTVPWKPEYGTLLELGEACDVPVRWSCRTGVCHTCESGLLAGAVDYDPDPVEPPSAGNALICCSRPGEDTVLDL
- a CDS encoding RICIN domain-containing protein, which encodes MPRESDESLAAQLRVHPEGDEAHPVAVLLASHWAPVHDYATICVASSGNVASIVATAAFHQVLERLAQGEPVEALRPRLLVVVRDIVKAWSAQPHIAALIPELRKPTGGRGLRLAKSIAAENRKLAHRSFQTLPGVSQCLLWHTEVEAEPITVPAGLLGVDEHTASDALEQAREQFRAGCVRAHRELAPSKECRSYNRLLDVSIRRGDVMLPDVQQHLTGCPYCRTAAEQLGFFQGSLGLLLAETVLGWGARRYLDSRPGRAGQGLHAAGPGGRERRQAGAGRHRLLPDMVALGGQFTRSKRAKVLLGGLGLVVAALLVAMLAADLMSDDEEGPAASAGPAGSHTVTSRPTSRWPSPAPSATGSNGLPGTPSRARLRNDAAGLCLDIRGEAVSGAGTKMAVCSFATSQLWSYEDDGLLRNLADKALCLDSHAEEGLVSLRSCAGPSSARANDVRYDLTVQGELLPRWHPGLAVTPTSPHVGVDVAVKNRDGSADQKWHLDPLENAPRSRSVAEPPPSPKAAADGTHIGPHGSAGACAPSVSAGQQGRGHGDRGPSDEAVPAGGYDVRRFEAVGHDASGPVDAVDRADACRAVVA
- a CDS encoding GNAT family N-acetyltransferase, whose amino-acid sequence is MVDRRAHRVVIEGSCIHTPRLTLRPWASGDAEAALAIYGTGEVSRWLAPALAAVPDVAAMQALIGHWIIESGSLEPPQGRWAIDLRETGELVGGAALLPLPPDYADLEIGWQLAPGVWGRGLAAEAGHAVAHQAFESDSAVEELFAVVRPRNNRGAATARRVGLEWVGETEKYYGLRLQVYRLRKGDLDDNGPTAGRR
- a CDS encoding ArsR/SmtB family transcription factor: MTAADVIFSALASPVRRRILDVLGKEGPQAVNAIAALFLMERPSISEHLKVLRDAGLVSCSRIGREHHYQLNADPLREISRWLAPFEDHMRGRPTGLGDTLETRGE
- a CDS encoding potassium channel family protein, which translates into the protein MLPGFMTKAIDILLAREGRSLHTRTAGWATVVLVVTMLLGSWAVVVAEHGAPDANLTTYPRALWWSAETATTVGYGDFYPRTLWGRIIACVVMGVGITTYGMVTAALATWFVSRESTRRHHLAEAVDRTAHHVCEETTQVLHERFDRMEHLLAEAGGRSKG